One genomic window of Pagrus major chromosome 22, Pma_NU_1.0 includes the following:
- the abcd4 gene encoding lysosomal cobalamin transporter ABCD4, whose protein sequence is MPRLEKPNDRGTKRPKLDWKFVQRLCSIQKVLFPSWTSQSALMFGTLLAVTLTEQLIIYQVGVLPSRFYNVLADKDYSSFKSLVGTAMVLILVNSTLKSIDQYICNQMYVSWRKTLTESLHKAYFQGRVYYTLNVLREDIDNPDQRISQDAERLCKQMSTMASRLIVSPFTLTYYTYHCFYSTGWIGPVSIFGYFVIGTVANKILMGPIVSTLFEQEKLEGDFRFKHMQIRVNAESAAFYRAGKVEHMRTDRRLQALLQTQKSLINKELWLYIGVNTFDYLGGFLSYIIIAIPIFTGIYDGLTPGELSALISKNAFVCIYLINGFTQLIDLSTTLSDVAGYTHRIGELREVMDDILRTQCDYDPASGESYDFDSDFNVHGGPVDTAFILDHLSYKSPDSDQLLVEDLSLKISQGVHLLVVGNTGTGKTSLLRVLNRLWEAHSGFVQMTTCFGPRGTLFLPQKPYLTDGTLREQVIYPLKDIYPESGSVDDNRILQFLELAGVSSLLKRTGGLDERVDWNWYDVLSPGEMQRLSFARLFYLQPKYAVLDEATSALTEEAEAQLYRTCKQLGMTLVSLGHRSSLEKYHDVELKLCGGGQWELTKLKGGSGSLNLREEAT, encoded by the exons ATGCCTCGTTTGGAAAAGCCAAATGACAGAGGGACAAAAAG ACCAAAATTAGACTGGAAGTTTGTCCAGAGGTTGTGCAGCATCCAGAAGGTCCTGTTCCCATCATGGACCAGCCAGAGTGCTCTGATGTTTGGGACGCTGCTTGCTGTCACCCTAACAG AGCAGCTGATCATTTACCAAGTGGGTGTCCTCCCCAGCCGCTTCTACAATGTGCTGGCAGACAAAGATTACTCCAGTTTCAAGAGTCTGGTGGGCACAGCTATGGTGCTCATTTTGGTCAACTCCACA TTAAAAAGTATCGACCAGTACATTTGCAACCAGATGTATGTCAGCTGGAGGAAGACACTAACTGAGAGCCTCCATAAAGCCTACTTCCAGGGACGAGTCTATTATACACTCAATGTACTCAGAGAGGACATAGACAACCC AGACCAGCGAATCAGTCAGGATGCAGAGAGGTTGTGTAAGCAGATGAGCACAATGGCCAGTCGTTTGATTGTGTCACCATTCACACTGACTTACTACACTTACCACTGCTTTTATAG cacCGGCTGGATCGGTCCTGTCAGTATCTTTGGCTACTTTGTGATTGGGACCGTTGCCAATAAAATCCTCATGGGGCCGATCGTGTCGACTCTGTTTGAGCAAGAAAAACTAGAGGGAGACTTCAG ATTCAAGCACATGCAGATCCGTGTCAATGCAGAGTCTGCCGCTTTTTACAG AGCTGGTAAAGTGGAGCACATGAGGACTGACCGACGACTGCAGGCTCTGCTGCAAACTCAAAAGAGTCTAATAAACAAAGAGCTCTGGCTTTATA ttGGGGTAAACACCTTCGACTACCTTGGAGGTTTCCTCAGCTACATTATAATCGCCATTCCCATCTTCACTGGTATCTATGATGGTCTCACTCCTGGTGAGCTCAGTGCACTCATCAGTAAg AACGCCTTTGTCTGCATCTACTTGATAAATGGCTTCACGCAGCTAATAGACCTGTCAACCACTCTGTCAGATGTGGCTGGATACACCCACAG gaTTGGGGAGCTGAGGGAGGTGATGGATGACATTCTACGCACGCAGTGTGACTATGACCCTGCATCAGGGGAAAGCTACGACTTTGACAG TGACTTCAATGTCCACGGAGGCCCTGTGGACACCGCCTTCATCCTAGACCATCTTTCATACAAATCTCCTGACTCAGACCAGCTGCTGGTGGAAGATCTGAGTCTGAAAATCAGCCAGGGCGTTCATCTACTGGTGGTGGGGAACACAGGCACCGGCAAGACGTCACTACTGAGGGTCCTCAACCGACTCTGGGAGGCACACAGCG GTTTTGTCCAGATGACCACATGTTTTGGGCCCAGAGGAACCCTCTTCCTGCCACAGAAACCTTACCTGACTGATGGCACGCTTCGTGAGCAG GTGATCTACCCATTGAAGGATATTTATCCTGAATCAG GGTCAGTGGACGACAACAGAATTTTACAGTTCCTGGAACTAGCTGGAGTG TCCAGTCTCCTGAAGCGGACAGGCGGGCTGGATGAAAGAGTGGACTGGAACTG GTATGACGTTCTGTCTCCGGGTGAAATGCAGCGTCTCTCCTTTGCTCGGCTCTTCTACCTGCAGCCCAAATATGCAG TGTTGGATGAGGCCACCAGTGCTTTGACGGAGGAGGCAGAAGCACAGCTGTACCGAACCTGTAAACAGCTCGGCATGACTTTGGTCAGTCTGGGACACCGTAGCAGCCTGGAGAAG TACCATGATGTCGAGTTGAAACTGTGTGGAGGAGGCCAGTGGGAGTTAACTAAGTTAAAAGGAGGCAGCGGGAGCTTAAATCTCAGAGAAGAAGCCACGTGA
- the LOC141017733 gene encoding visual system homeobox 2-like produces the protein MTGKEGVVLSDTENKQKSASQTSVNHGGPPQHHQQQQAPVWKMAPTVHRRTGFGIQELLGLNKEPPTVPRRPLEALPHRAHVLAARSALGHHAGLGVGMGLLGPEGIHSFYSQPAFLEVLSEAQNVHLQPLHRAAHMDTQDAQHSASSDSDDVSLSSGDQKFSKSSLSQSKKRKKRRHRTIFTSYQLEELEKAFNEAHYPDVYAREMLSMKTELPEDRIQVWFQNRRAKWRKREKCWGRSSVMAEYGLYGAMVRHSIPLPESILKSAKEGVTESYAPWLLGMHKKSIDTSPGKPCSLTPPPPPPPPIPPIKEKQEDKVMEEEKEKHMKDSNSPITKEELRENSIAALRAKAQEHSAKMLGTVPDRTNVTHKEEVEDNKATEREMAEVEECD, from the exons ATGACAGGGAAGGAGGGAGTTGTGCTTTCAGACACCGAGAATAAACAGAAATCAGCCTCACAAACCAGCGTGAACCACGGGGGACCCCcgcagcaccaccagcagcagcaggctccAGTCTGGAAGATGGCCCCCACGGTGCACCGGCGCACCGGGTTCGGCATCCAGGAGCTGCTCGGCCTCAACAAGGAGCCGCCGACGGTGCCGAGGCGGCCGCTGGAGGCTCTGCCGCACAGGGCGCACGTCCTGGCAGCCAGGTCGGCCCTCGGACACCACGCGGGTCTCGGGGTCGGGATGGGTTTGTTGGGACCAGAGGGAATACACTCGTTTTACAGCCAGCCTGCGTTTCTGGAGGTGCTGTCAGAGGCGCAGAATGTGCACCTGCAGCCGCTGCACCGAGCGGCGCACATGGACACACAGGACGCGCAGCACTCCGCCAGCTCCG ATTCTGACGATGTGAGTCTTTCCTCCGGCGATCAAAAATTCTCCAAATCCTCTCTGAGTCAGAgcaagaaaaggaagaaaaggcgacacag AACCATTTTCACGTCCTatcagctggaggagctggagaaagCGTTCAACGAGGCTCACTATCCGGACGTGTACGCCCGAGAAATGCTCTCCATGAAGACCGAGCTGCCCGAGGACAGAATACAG GTGTGGTTCCAGAACCGCAGGGCCaagtggaggaagagggagaagtGTTGGGGTCGCAGCAGCGTGATGGCAGAGTACGGCCTGTACGGAGCCATGGTCCGCCACTCCATCCCGCTGCCAGAGTCCATCCTCAAGTCAGCCAAGGAGGGCGTCACAGAGTCTTACGCTCCGTGGTTACTAG GTATGCACAAGAAGTCCATTGATACCTCTCCTGGAAAGCCCTGCAGCCtgacaccaccaccaccaccaccaccaccaataCCACCAATAAAGGAGAAACAAGAGGACAaagtgatggaggaagagaaggagaaacacaTGAAAGACTCTAACTCGCCGATTACTAAAGAGGAACTGAGGGAGAACAGTATCGCCGCGCTGCGAGCGAAGGCGCAGGAGCACAGCGCCAAGATGCTCGGGACGGTTCCTGACAGAACAAACGTTACGCATAAAGAGGAAGTAGAGGACAACAAGGCCACGGAGCGAGAAAtggcagaggtggaggagtgTGACTGA
- the acss1 gene encoding acetyl-coenzyme A synthetase 2-like, mitochondrial has translation MMWLPCGCASTRVVSSFTRRVFSSYFHVEGRRRFHVAAFMPEAAGFEGLSDRSALQEFSVSNGESFWAAVARHRLSWISPFHTVQDCDLSRGRIKWFEGGKLNVSVNCLDRHVHTCPEKVALIWERDEPGSEVKVTYRQLLEMTCRLGNLLRRRGVKKGDCVTIYMPPCPLAVASMLACARIGAAHNVVFAGFSAEALADRIRDAQSSTVITVNQGVRGGKVIELKKTVDTAVDSCPTVQQVLVAMRTENPVAMTARDVAMEEEMLTEDVVCEPAVMDSEDVLFLLYTSGSTGKPKGLVHTQAGYLLYAALTHRYVFSYHDGDVFGCVADIGWITGHSYSVYGPLANGGTTVLFESTPIYPDPGRYWEMVQRLKINQFYGAPTAIRLLLKYGDQWVHKYDRSTLKTLGSVGEPINTEAWEWYHRVVGDGRCPVVDTWWQTETGGICISPRPSDPDAEIVPGMAMRPFFGIKPVLMDTEGEVLTSNHTSGALCISQPWPGMARTIHNNHQRYIETYCQPYPGYFFTGDGAYRSKEGYYQITGRLDDVINVSGHRIGTAEIEDVVNQCPAVAESACIGYSHDIKGQGVYTFVVLKKDVDVQETDLSRLLNDMVSKKIAKYACPDYIQFVRRLPKTRSGKIMRRVLRKVVERDLNGLGDLSTLDDPAAVQEIIQGHRELCGQQQQQ, from the exons ATGATGTGGCTGCCCTGCGGATGCGCTTCAACGCGCGTCGTTTCTTCCTTCACCCGTCGCGTCTTCAGCTCTTATTTCCATGTTGAGGGTCGCAGGAGGTTTCATGTCGCGGCCTTCATGCCGGAGGCTGCGGGGTTTGAGGGGCTGTCGGACCGCTCGGCGCTGCAGGAGTTTTCCGTCTCCAACGGTGAGAGCTTCTGGGCCGCCGTGGCGCGTCACAGACTGAGCTGGATCAGTCCCTTCCATACGGTCCAGGACTGTGATCTGAGCCGGGGCAGGATCAAGTGGTTTGAGGGAGGAAAGCTGAATGTGTCCG TGAACTGCCTGGACCGCCACGTGCACACCTGTCCTGAGAAGGTGGCCCTGATCTGGGAGAGAGATGAAccggggtcagaggtcaaggtcacCTACAG GCAGCTACTGGAGATGACATGTCGCCTTGGCAACCTGTTGAGGCGGCGTGGCGTGAAGAAGGGGGACTGTGTCACCATCTACATGCCTCCTTGTCCTCTGGCCGTGGCGTCCATGTTGGCCTGCGCCCGAATCGGTGCGGCGCACAACGTGGTGTTCGCCGGGTTCAGCGCCGAGGCCCTCGCAGATCGAATCAGGGACG CCCAGTCCAGCACCGTCATCACAGTGAACCAGGGCGTCAGAGGGGGAAAGGTCATCGAGCTGAAGAAGACGGTGGATACAGCTGTCGACAGCTGCCCGACGGTACAGCAGGTGTTAGTTGCTATGAGAACAGAGAATCCTGTCGCCATGACAGCCAGGGATGTCGCcatggaggag GAGATGCTAACGGAGGACGTGGTGTGTGAGCCGGCTGTCATGGACAGTGAGGACGTCTTGTTCCTGCTCTACACATCAGGCAGCACAGGGAAGCCTAAAGGACTCGTCCACACTCAGGCTGGTTACCTGCTGTACGCCGCGCTCACACACCGG TACGTCTTCAGCTACCATGACGGAGACGTGTTCGGCTGCGTGGCAGATATCGGCTGGATAACAGGACACAGCTACAGCGTCTACGGGCCCCTGGCCAACGGGGGGACCACCGTCCTGTTTGAGAGCACTCCCATTTACCCCGACCCAG GAAGGTACTGGGAGATGGTCCAGAGACTCAAGATTAACCAGTTTTACGGAGCTCCCACGGCGATCCGCCTGCTGCTCAAGTATGGAGACCAGTGGGTGCACAAATACGACCGCTCCACCCTCAAAACTCTCGGCTCTG TGGGTGAGCCCATCAACACTGAAGCGTGGGAGTGGTACCACAGAGTGGTTGGGGACGGACGCTGCCCTGTGGTGGACACCTGGTGGCAAACTG AGACAGGTGGCATCTGCATCAGCCCGAGGCCGTCCGACCCAGACGCAGAGATTGTCCCAGGGATGGCTATGAGACCTTTCTTTGGCATTAAGCCCGTCCTCATGGACACTGAG GGAGAAGTCCTGACTTCCAACCACACATCTGGAGCTCTGTGTATATCTCAGCCTTGGCCCGGTATGGCTCGAACAATTCATAACAACCACCAGAGATACATTGAGACCTACTGTCAGCCTTATCCTG GTTACTTCTTTACTGGCGATGGCGCATATCGCTCTAAGGAGGGGTATTACCAGATCACTGGTCgccttgatgatgtcatcaacgTGAGCGGTCACAGGATTGGGACAGCAGAGATAGAGGATGTGGTG AATCAGTGCCCTGCTGTGGCCGAGTCTGCATGCATAGGATACTCGCATGACATCAAAGGACAAG GAGTTTATACCTTTGTGGTGCTGAAAAAGGATGTGGACGTTCAAGAGACAGACCTGTCCCGACTGCTAAATGACATGGTGTCTAAAAAGATCGCAAAGTACGCCTGTCCAGACTACATCCAG TTCGTCCGTCGTCTGCCAAAAACACGCTCGGGTAAGATAATGCGGCGGGTGCTGCGCAAAGTGGTGGAGCGAGATTTGAACGGGTTGGGTGACCTCAGCACGCTGGATGATCCTGCCGCAGTCCAAGAGATCATCCAAGGTCACAGAGAGCTCTGTggtcaacaacaacagcaatga